In Macadamia integrifolia cultivar HAES 741 chromosome 5, SCU_Mint_v3, whole genome shotgun sequence, a single window of DNA contains:
- the LOC122079180 gene encoding glycine-rich cell wall structural protein-like isoform X2, giving the protein MGKLFKNVGVFSIVLIIVVVVVGVGEGRGIEKDNFADGLGGGGGGGAGGGGGGGLGGGAGAGGGFGKGGGIGIGSGGGIGGGGGAGGGGGAGGGLGGGAGGGFGGGKGGGVGIGGGSGGGAGGGIGGGGGAGGGGGVGGGAGGGGGVGGGAGGGFGGGKGGGAGGGVGGGRGAGAGDGFGGGKGGGVGGGIGGRSGAGAGAGGGAGGGVGGGGGAGGGAGGGAGGGAGGGIGGGSGGGAGGGLGGGAGVGGGGKGGGAGGGVGGGIGGGSGGGAGGGVGGGGGAGGGIGGGAGAGGGIGGGAGGGAGGGIGGGGRAGAGGGFGGGSGGGIGGGF; this is encoded by the exons ATGGGGAAGTTATTCAAGAATGTTGGAGTGTTTAGCATAGTTCTGATTATTGTTGTAGTGGTGGTCGGGGTAGGGGAAGGGCGGGGAATTGAGAAAGACAACTTTGCTGATGGTTTAGGGGgtggagggggtgggggtgctggaggtggtggtggtggaggccTTGGAGGTGGTGCAGGTGCCGGTGGAGGGTTTGGTAAGGGTGGTGGAATTGGCATTGGGTCTGGGGGTGGCATTGGTGGAGGCGGTGGTGCTGGTGGAGGGGGCGGTGCTGGGGGAGGTTTAGGTGGTGGTGCTGGTGGTGGCTTCGGAGGTGGTAAAGGTGGCGGTGTTGGGATTGGAGGTGGGTCTGGAGGCGGTGCAGGAGGAGGAattggtggtggcggtggtgctggtggtggaggtggtgtaGGAGGAGGTGCTGGTGGTGGAGGCGGTGTAGGAGGAGGTGCTGGTGGTGGCTTTGGAGGTGGTAAAggtggtggtgcaggaggaggaGTTGGTGGTGGCCGTGGTGCTGGTGCTGGAGATGGCTTTGGAGGTGGTAAAGGTGGTGGTGTAGGAGGAGGAATTGGTGGTCGCagtggtgctggtgctggtgctggcggtggtgcaggaggaggagttggtggtggcggtggcgctggtggtggtgctggtggtggtgctggtggtggtgcaggaggaggaATTGGTGGTGGCAGTGGCGGCGGTGCAGGAGGCGGActtggtggag GTGCAGGTGTTGGTGGAGGTGGCAAAGGTGGTGGTGCTGGTGGAGGTGTTGGAGGTGGCATTGGAGGGGGGTCtggtggtggtgcaggaggTGGAGTTGGCGGTGGTGGCGGTGCTGGTGGTGGTATTGGTGGAGGAGCTGGTGCTGGTGGAGGAATTGGTGGTGGCGCTGGTGGTGGTGCTGGAGGTGGcattggaggaggaggaagagctGGTGCTGGTGGAGGATTTGGGGGTGGATCAGGTGGAGGAATTGGTGGCGGCTTTTAG
- the LOC122079180 gene encoding glycine-rich cell wall structural protein 1-like isoform X1 → MGKLFKNVGVFSIVLIIVVVVVGVGEGRGIEKDNFADGLGGGGGGGAGGGGGGGLGGGAGAGGGFGKGGGIGIGSGGGIGGGGGAGGGGGAGGGLGGGAGGGFGGGKGGGVGIGGGSGGGAGGGIGGGGGAGGGGGVGGGAGGGFGGGKGGGAGGGVGGGRGAGAGDGFGGGKGGGVGGGIGGRSGAGAGAGGGAGGGVGGGGGAGGGAGGGAGGGAGGGIGGGSGGGAGGGLGGGGGAGGGAGAGAGVGGGGKGGGAGGGVGGGIGGGSGGGAGGGVGGGGGAGGGIGGGAGAGGGIGGGAGGGAGGGIGGGGRAGAGGGFGGGSGGGIGGGF, encoded by the exons ATGGGGAAGTTATTCAAGAATGTTGGAGTGTTTAGCATAGTTCTGATTATTGTTGTAGTGGTGGTCGGGGTAGGGGAAGGGCGGGGAATTGAGAAAGACAACTTTGCTGATGGTTTAGGGGgtggagggggtgggggtgctggaggtggtggtggtggaggccTTGGAGGTGGTGCAGGTGCCGGTGGAGGGTTTGGTAAGGGTGGTGGAATTGGCATTGGGTCTGGGGGTGGCATTGGTGGAGGCGGTGGTGCTGGTGGAGGGGGCGGTGCTGGGGGAGGTTTAGGTGGTGGTGCTGGTGGTGGCTTCGGAGGTGGTAAAGGTGGCGGTGTTGGGATTGGAGGTGGGTCTGGAGGCGGTGCAGGAGGAGGAattggtggtggcggtggtgctggtggtggaggtggtgtaGGAGGAG GTGCTGGTGGTGGCTTTGGAGGTGGTAAAggtggtggtgcaggaggaggaGTTGGTGGTGGCCGTGGTGCTGGTGCTGGAGATGGCTTTGGAGGTGGTAAAGGTGGTGGTGTAGGAGGAGGAATTGGTGGTCGCagtggtgctggtgctggtgctggcggtggtgcaggaggaggagttggtggtggcggtggcgctggtggtggtgctggtggtggtgctggtggtggtgcaggaggaggaATTGGTGGTGGCAGTGGCGGCGGTGCAGGAGGCGGActtggtggaggtggtggtgctgGCGGAGGTGCTGGTGCAGGTGCAGGTGTTGGTGGAGGTGGCAAAGGTGGTGGTGCTGGTGGAGGTGTTGGAGGTGGCATTGGAGGGGGGTCtggtggtggtgcaggaggTGGAGTTGGCGGTGGTGGCGGTGCTGGTGGTGGTATTGGTGGAGGAGCTGGTGCTGGTGGAGGAATTGGTGGTGGCGCTGGTGGTGGTGCTGGAGGTGGcattggaggaggaggaagagctGGTGCTGGTGGAGGATTTGGGGGTGGATCAGGTGGAGGAATTGGTGGCGGCTTTTAG